In Pseudorasbora parva isolate DD20220531a chromosome 9, ASM2467924v1, whole genome shotgun sequence, the following proteins share a genomic window:
- the LOC137089085 gene encoding E3 ubiquitin-protein ligase TRIM47-like isoform X2: MAESSVSLAQDQFCCSICLDLLKNPVALPCGHSYCMSCITGCWDQDDQKGVYSCPQCRQTFTPRPVLGKNTMLAEVVKKLKKTKLQAARPAQCYAESGDVECDVCTGRKYKAIKSCLVCLNSYCQNHLEQHETLFKSKRHNLMDATGRLQEMICPQHEKLMEIYCRTDQNYICYLCTMDEHKNHYMISAAAERTEKQRQLIKMKIKDQQEIQKKLKDLQKLRKSVESHKRSAQAAVTDSERIFTELIRSIERSRSEVTQLIRDQEKAAVSRAEGLLKRLEQEIDDLKKRDAELEQLSHTDNHIHFLQSFQSLSVPPGSTDSPSITFCSRLSFDDFSKSVSQMRDKLEHFFREEIKMISGRVRNINIIPTPEPKTREDFLQLKLESASIFVNTF; encoded by the exons ATGGCAGAATCCAGTGTTTCTTTAGCTCAGGATCAGTTCTGCTGTTCAATCTGTCTGGATCTACTGAAGAATCCAGTGGCCCTTCCCTGTGGACACAGTTACTGTATGAGCTGTATTACAGGCTGCTGGGATCAGGATGATCAGAAGGGAGTCTACAGCTGTCCTCAGTGCAGACAGACCTTCACTCCAAGACCTGTTTTAGGTAAAAACACCATGCTGGCTGAAGTGGTGAAGAAACTCAAGAAGACAAAACTACAAGCTGCTCGTCCTGCTCAATGTTACGCTGAATCTGGAGATGTGGAGTGTGATGTTTGTACTGGGAGAAAATATAAAGCCATCAAGTCCTGTCTGGTGTGTCTGAACTCTTACTGTCAAAATCATCTTGAACAACATGAGACTCTCTTCAAAAGTAAAAGACACAATCTGATGGACGCCACTGGACGACTGCAGGAGATGATCTGCCCTCAACATGAGAAACTAATGGAGATTTACTGTCGTACTGATCAGAACTATATATGTTATTTGTGTACAATGGATGAACACAAAAACCATTACATGATATCAGCAGCAGCAGAGAGGACTGAGAAACAG AGACAAttgattaaaatgaaaataaaagacCAGCAGGAAATTCAGAAGAAACTGAAGGACCTTCAGAAGCTGAGAAAGTCTGTGGAGTCTCACAAG CGCTCTGCACAGGCAGCAGTGACGGACAGTGAGAGGATCTTTACTGAGCTGATCCGCTCCATTGAGAGAAGCCGCTCTGAGGTGACACAGCTGATCAGAGATCAGGAAAAGGCTGCAGTGAGTCGAGCTGAAGGACtcttgaagagactggagcagGAGATTGATGATCTGAAGAAGAGAGACGCTGAGCTGGAGCAGCTTTCACACACAGACAATCACATCCATTTCCTGCAG AGTTTCCAGTCTCTCTCTGTCCCTCCTGGATCTACAGACTCACCCAGCATTACTTTCTGTTCTCGTCTCTCTTTTGATGATTTCTCTAAATCTGTGTCTCAAATGAGAGACAAACTGGAGCATTTCTTCAGAGAGGAGATAAAAATGATATCTGGTAGAG TGAGAAACATTAACATCATTCCTACCCCGGAACCCAAGACACGTGAGGACTTCCTTCAGT TAAAGTTGGAGTCAGCATCGATCTTTGTGAATACGTTTTAA
- the LOC137089085 gene encoding tripartite motif-containing protein 16-like isoform X1, whose translation MAESSVSLAQDQFCCSICLDLLKNPVALPCGHSYCMSCITGCWDQDDQKGVYSCPQCRQTFTPRPVLGKNTMLAEVVKKLKKTKLQAARPAQCYAESGDVECDVCTGRKYKAIKSCLVCLNSYCQNHLEQHETLFKSKRHNLMDATGRLQEMICPQHEKLMEIYCRTDQNYICYLCTMDEHKNHYMISAAAERTEKQRQLIKMKIKDQQEIQKKLKDLQKLRKSVESHKRSAQAAVTDSERIFTELIRSIERSRSEVTQLIRDQEKAAVSRAEGLLKRLEQEIDDLKKRDAELEQLSHTDNHIHFLQSFQSLSVPPGSTDSPSITFCSRLSFDDFSKSVSQMRDKLEHFFREEIKMISGRVRNINIIPTPEPKTREDFLQYSRRHALDANTANKSLVLSEGNRVIKYTDTVQRYPDHPDRFDGHPQVLCRESVCGRCYWEVEWSGEVEISVSYKSISRKGRGDECAFGYNDQSWCLSCSESSCSIWHNNKQAKLPVVSSSRRIGVYVDHSAGTLSFYSVSDKMTLIHRVHTTFTQPLYPGFRASTSWTGRGSKITLCDLTI comes from the exons ATGGCAGAATCCAGTGTTTCTTTAGCTCAGGATCAGTTCTGCTGTTCAATCTGTCTGGATCTACTGAAGAATCCAGTGGCCCTTCCCTGTGGACACAGTTACTGTATGAGCTGTATTACAGGCTGCTGGGATCAGGATGATCAGAAGGGAGTCTACAGCTGTCCTCAGTGCAGACAGACCTTCACTCCAAGACCTGTTTTAGGTAAAAACACCATGCTGGCTGAAGTGGTGAAGAAACTCAAGAAGACAAAACTACAAGCTGCTCGTCCTGCTCAATGTTACGCTGAATCTGGAGATGTGGAGTGTGATGTTTGTACTGGGAGAAAATATAAAGCCATCAAGTCCTGTCTGGTGTGTCTGAACTCTTACTGTCAAAATCATCTTGAACAACATGAGACTCTCTTCAAAAGTAAAAGACACAATCTGATGGACGCCACTGGACGACTGCAGGAGATGATCTGCCCTCAACATGAGAAACTAATGGAGATTTACTGTCGTACTGATCAGAACTATATATGTTATTTGTGTACAATGGATGAACACAAAAACCATTACATGATATCAGCAGCAGCAGAGAGGACTGAGAAACAG AGACAAttgattaaaatgaaaataaaagacCAGCAGGAAATTCAGAAGAAACTGAAGGACCTTCAGAAGCTGAGAAAGTCTGTGGAGTCTCACAAG CGCTCTGCACAGGCAGCAGTGACGGACAGTGAGAGGATCTTTACTGAGCTGATCCGCTCCATTGAGAGAAGCCGCTCTGAGGTGACACAGCTGATCAGAGATCAGGAAAAGGCTGCAGTGAGTCGAGCTGAAGGACtcttgaagagactggagcagGAGATTGATGATCTGAAGAAGAGAGACGCTGAGCTGGAGCAGCTTTCACACACAGACAATCACATCCATTTCCTGCAG AGTTTCCAGTCTCTCTCTGTCCCTCCTGGATCTACAGACTCACCCAGCATTACTTTCTGTTCTCGTCTCTCTTTTGATGATTTCTCTAAATCTGTGTCTCAAATGAGAGACAAACTGGAGCATTTCTTCAGAGAGGAGATAAAAATGATATCTGGTAGAG TGAGAAACATTAACATCATTCCTACCCCGGAACCCAAGACACGTGAGGACTTCCTTCAGT ATTCCCGTCGACACGCTTTGGATGCAAACACAGCTAATAAAAGCCTGGTACTGTCTGAAGGGAACAGAGTGATTAAATACACTGACACAGTCCAGCGGTATCCTGATCATCCAGACAGATTTGATGGTCATCCTCAGGTGTTGTgtcgagagagtgtgtgtggacgCTGTTACTGGGAGGTTGAGTGGAGTGGTGAGGTGGAGATATCAGTGTCATATAAGAGCATCAGCAGGAAGGGAAGGGGAGATGAATGTGCGTTTGGATATAATGATCAGTCCTGGTGTTTGTCCTGCTCTGAATCTAGTTGTTCAATCTGGCATAATAACAAACAGGCTAAACTCCCTGTAGTCTCCAGCTCCCGTAGAATAGGAGTGTATGTGGATCACAGTGCAGGAACTCTGTCCTTCTACAGCGTCTCTGACAAAATGACCCTCATTCACAGAGTCCACACCACATTCACTCAACCTCTCTATCCTGGGTTTAGAGCTTCTACAAGTTGGACAGGACGGGGCTCAAAAATAACTCTCTGTGATCTAACAATATAG